The proteins below are encoded in one region of Plasmodium relictum strain SGS1 genome assembly, chromosome: 5:
- the HSP20 gene encoding small heat shock protein HSP20, putative produces MSCLCSCSGDNGEIKLDQDYKMDIKEKPSVPKNKNALVNPNTVIEIEPDKDLKKQITFRPKVDIMFDSDKCQAILVLDIPGFKIDDIDVEVGDGVLTVSGPRSQAELFETYGDNLVLHAREREVGYFKRIFKLPNNILDDTATAMYKNGILEIKMECKQFSDVHKVEITEG; encoded by the exons ATGAGTTGTTTATGTTCTTGTTCTGGTGATAATGGAGAAATAAAACTAGATCAGGATTATAAAATGGATATT aaagaAAAGCCATCTGTacctaaaaataaaaatgcttTAGTTAATCCTAACACTGTAATAGAAATAGAACCTGATAAAGATTTAAAGAAGCAAATAACTTTTAGGCCTAAAGTTGATATAATGTTTGATTCAGATAAATGTCAAGCTATTTTAGTTTTAGATATTCCAGGATTTAAAATTGATGACATAGATGTGGAAGTAGGAGATGGAGTATTAACTGTCTCGGGACCTAGATCTCAAGCTGAATTGTTTGAAACATATGGAGACAATTTAGTTTTGCATGCAAGAGAAAGAGAAGTAggttattttaaaagaattttcaAATTACCCAATAACATTCTTGATGACACAGCCACAGCTATGTACAAAAATG gTATTTTGGAAATAAAAATGGAATGTAAGCAATTCTCAGATGTACATAAAGTTGAAATAACTGAAGGCTGA